One genomic window of Branchiostoma lanceolatum isolate klBraLanc5 chromosome 5, klBraLanc5.hap2, whole genome shotgun sequence includes the following:
- the LOC136435383 gene encoding uncharacterized protein has product MAEELVCEYYETDTQYRYRWNLPALPGSRFTFEVQANNDAHVALSSQNQDLDAMYEIVLGGWGNTQSVIRRGKQRTNLAKVSTPGINSPTEHRAFWITWSSDGTIAVGKGDETEPFMQWTDPDPLPIAYAGYSTGWGSTGRWKFCPSARPDVCEYDDTDNQYRYRWNLPPLTGSRFTFEVQANNDAHVALSSQNRDQDAMYEIVLGGWGNTQSVIRRGKQGHNHAKASTPGINSPTEYRAFWITWSSDGTIAVGKGDETEPFMQWTDPDPLPIAYAGYSTGWGSTGRWKFCPSARPDVCEYYETDTQYRYRWNLPPLTVSRFTFEVQANNDAHVALSSQNQDLDAMYEIVLGGWRNTQSVIRRSKQGNNHATVSTPGINSPTEYRAFWITWSSDGTIAVGKGDETEPFMQWTDPDPLPIAYAGYSTGWGSTGRWKFCPSARPDVCEYDETDTQYRYRWNLPPLTGSRCTFEVQANNDAHVALSSQNQDQDAMYEIVLGGWGNTQSVIRRGKQGHNHAKASTPGINSPTEHRAFWITWSSDGTIAVGKGDETEPFMQWTDPDPLPIAYAGYSTGWGSTGRWKFCPSARPDVCEYYETDTQYRYRWNLPPLTVSRFTFEVQANNDAHVALSSQNQDLDAMYEIVLGGWRNTQSVIRRSKQGNNHATVSTPGINSPTEYRAFWITWSSDGTIAVGKGDETEPFMQWTDPDPLPIAYAGYSTGWGSTGRWKFCQSVLSEGKFEL; this is encoded by the exons ATGGCTGAGGAACTTG TTTGTGAGTATTACGAGACGGACACCCAGTACCGGTACCGCTGGAATCTGCCGGCACTGCCTGGATCTCGCTTCACATTTGAGGTACAGGCCAACAACGACGCCCATGTGGCTCTGTCATCCCAGAACCAGGACCTGGACGCCATGTACGAAATTGTCCTCGGTGGCTGGGGTAACACACAGTCTGTCATACGCCGCGGCAAGCAACGCACCAACCTTGCGAAGGTCTCGACACCTG GAATCAACTCCCCGACAGAGCACCGAGCCTTCTGGATAACGTGGTCTTCAGACGGAACCATCGCTGTTGGGAAGGGTGATGAAACTGAGCCGTTCATGCAGTGGACGGACCCAGACCCGCTTCCCATCGCCTATGCTGGATACTCTACTGGCTGGGGAAGTACTGGACGGTGGAAGTTCTGCCCATCCGCTCGGCCTGATG TTTGTGAGTATGACGACACGGACAACCAATACCGGTACCGCTGGAATCTGCCGCCACTGACTGGATCTCGCTTCACGTTTGAGGTACAGGCCAACAACGACGCCCATGTGGCTCTGTCATCCCAGAACCGGGACCAGGACGCCATGTACGAAATTGTCCTCGGTGGCTGGGGTAACACGCAGTCTGTCATACGCCGCGGCAAGCAAGGCCACAACCATGCGAAGGCCTCGACACCTG GAATCAACTCCCCGACAGAGTACCGAGCCTTCTGGATAACGTGGTCTTCAGACGGAACCATCGCTGTTGGGAAGGGTGATGAAACTGAGCCGTTCATGCAGTGGACGGACCCAGACCCGCTTCCCATCGCCTATGCTGGATACTCTACTGGCTGGGGAAGTACTGGACGGTGGAAGTTCTGCCCATCCGCTCGGCCTGATG TTTGTGAGTATTACGAGACGGACACCCAGTACCGGTACCGCTGGAATCTGCCGCCACTGACTGTATCTCGCTTCACGTTTGAGGTACAGGCCAACAACGACGCCCATGTGGCTCTGTCATCCCAGAACCAGGACCTGGACGCCATGTATGAAATTGTCCTCGGTGGCTGGCGTAACACCCAGTCTGTCATACGCCGCAGCAAGCAAGGCAACAACCATGCGACTGTCTCAACACCTG GAATCAACTCTCCGACAGAGTACCGAGCCTTCTGGATAACATGGTCTTCAGACGGAACCATCGCTGTTGGGAAGGGTGATGAAACTGAGCCGTTCATGCAGTGGACGGACCCAGACCCGCTTCCCATCGCCTATGCTGGATACTCTACTGGCTGGGGAAGTACTGGACGGTGGAAGTTCTGCCCATCCGCTCGGCCTGATG TTTGTGAGTATGACGAAACGGACACCCAGTACCGGTACCGCTGGAATCTGCCGCCACTGACTGGATCTCGCTGCACGTTTGAGGTACAGGCCAACAACGACGCCCATGTGGCTCTGTCATCCCAGAACCAGGACCAGGACGCCATGTACGAAATTGTCCTCGGTGGTTGGGGTAACACACAGTCTGTCATACGCCGCGGCAAGCAAGGCCACAACCATGCGAAGGCCTCGACACCTG GAATCAACTCTCCGACAGAGCACCGAGCCTTCTGGATAACATGGTCTTCAGACGGAACCATCGCTGTTGGGAAGGGTGATGAAACTGAGCCGTTCATGCAGTGGACGGACCCAGACCCGCTTCCCATCGCCTATGCTGGATACTCTACTGGCTGGGGAAGTACTGGACGGTGGAAGTTCTGCCCATCCGCTCGGCCTGATG TTTGTGAGTATTACGAGACGGACACCCAGTACCGGTACCGCTGGAATCTGCCGCCACTGACTGTATCTCGCTTCACGTTTGAGGTACAGGCCAACAACGACGCCCATGTGGCTCTGTCATCCCAGAACCAGGACCTGGACGCCATGTATGAAATTGTCCTCGGTGGCTGGCGTAACACCCAGTCTGTCATACGCCGCAGCAAGCAAGGCAACAACCATGCGACTGTCTCAACACCTG GAATCAACTCTCCGACAGAGTACCGAGCCTTCTGGATAACATGGTCTTCAGACGGAACCATCGCTGTTGGGAAGGGTGATGAAACTGAGCCGTTCATGCAGTGGACGGACCCAGACCCGCTTCCCATCGCCTATGCTGGATACTCTACTGGCTGGGGAAGTACTGGACGGTGGAAGTTCTGCCAATCCGTTCTGTCTGAGGGTAAATTTGAACTCTAA
- the LOC136435391 gene encoding splicing factor 45-like isoform X1, whose protein sequence is MSLYDGLGLDSGAKDDAKKASADVSGWSSSIKLLQSQLALKKAALTQAQRQKARTATVAPVVALGSAKVKEELVEATISSSGKQSIVRDMPPPPTLSFNRPAQHPRVSKNLFLPIIQDPSQMPASIPGEEALINVIDEYDPLFPNDYEKVAKEFREKQARERDQERERDVDERDRRRRDRDRDRDRDRDHERDRERDRDRDRRDRFGDDDFDRDRGRRSGFPGYRDRDEDDERDRRRSGGMVPPPGFAPPPNDDDEPKTFNRKSRGTGYGGAAIAPPPSLADDDVYSRKPSRGGGFVAASGSSDDPPEERKPRSRRSGSGFPPPPNLDEDSDYRKPRSTPFGGAAIAPPPSLQDDEPPFERKPRSSNYGGAAIAPPSNLDTAETSEEDLRISGEEAFARRARLSAKRRDEEERDPERSTTPPPGSSFAATIGGSGGLAASRIMAKYGYREGQGLGKSEQGISTALQVEKTSKRGGKIIQGTLEPKVVKPELDSITEIMKNPTKVVVLRNMVGPGEVDEDLEPETAEECAKYGKVNKVVIFEMPGRPEDEAVRIFVEFDRLEAAIKAVVDLNGRYFGGRLVKGAFYGLDKFRTLQLADEI, encoded by the exons ATGTCCCTGTATGACGGGCTGGGTCTGGACTCAGGAGCCAAAGATGACGCCAAGAAAGCAAGTGCAGATGTCT CTGGCTGGTCATCATCAATCAAGTTACTTCAGTCCCAGCTGGCCTTGAAGAAAGCTGCCCTCACACAGGCCCAGAGG CAAAAAGCCAGAACGGCTACAGTAGCCCCTGTGGTGGCCTTGGGCAGTGCCAAAGTGAAGGAGGAGCTAGTAGAGGCTACCATCAGCAGCAGTGGGAAACAGTCCATAGTACGAGACATGCCGCCCCCACCCACCCTGTCCTTCAACAGACCTGCACAGCATCCCAGAGTG AGCAAAAACCTGTTTCTGCCTATCATTCAGGACCCCAGTCAGATGCCGGCGTCCATTCCCGGGGAGGAGGCGCTGATCAACGTGATCGATGAGTACGACCCGCTCTTCCCCAACGACTACGAAAAGGTCGCCAAGGAGTTCCGGGAGAAACAGGCGCGAGAGAGAGACCAGGAGCGAGAAAGGGACGTAGACGAGAGAGATAG GAGACggagagacagagacagggaTAGAGACAGGGATCGTGACCATGAAAGAGACAGGGAAAGGGACAGAGATCGTGACAGAAGAGACAGGTTTGGCGATGACGACTTTGACCGTGACCGTGGCCGTCGGAGTGGATTCCCAGGCTACCGCGACcgtgatgaggatgatgaacGCGACAGACGAAGATCCG GTGGCATGGTTCCACCACCAGGGTTTGCGCCACCACCAAACGATGATGATGAGCCAAAGACCTTCAACAGAAAATCCAGAGGAA CTGGATACGGAGGTGCAGCCATTGCCCCCCCTCCCAGTCTGGCTGATGACGATGTTTACAGCAGGAAGCCCAGTCGAGGAG GCGGCTTTGTAGCGGCCTCTGGATCCAGCGATGACCCTCCTGAAGAGAGGAAACCCAGATCAC GTCGATCAGGATCAggcttcccccctccccccaacctGGATGAAGACAGTGACTACAGAAAACCTAGATCAA CTCCCTTCGGTGGTGCAGCTATCGCCCCTCCCCCCAGCCTTCAGGATGACGAGCCACCGTTTGAGAGAAAACCACGATCAA GTAACTATGGAGGAGCTGCCATTGCCCCACCTTCAAACCTGGACACAGCTGAAA CCTCGGAAGAGGACCTGCGAATCTCCGGCGAGGAAGCCTTCGCCAGACGGGCCAGGCTCTCGGCCAAGCGACGGGACGAGGAGGAACGGGATCCCGAGAGATCCACCACGCCGCCGCCGGGCAGCAGCTTTGCAGCGACCATCGG TGGCTCAGGCGGGTTGGCAGCGAGTCGGATCATGGCGAAGTACGGGTACCGCGAGGGCCAGGGTCTGGGCAAGTCTGAACAGGGTATCAGTACTGCCTTACAGGTGGAGAAAACTAGCAAGAGGGGAGGAAAGATCATCCAAGGGACACTGGAGCCAAAAG TGGTCAAACCTGAGCTGGACTCCATCACAGAAATTATGAAGAACCCAACAAAAGTGGTCGTGTTACGG AACATGGTGGGCCCCGGGGAGGTTGATGAGGACCTTGAACCTGAGACAGCTGAGGAGTGTGCCAAATATGGTAAAGTCAACAAGGTCGTCATCTTTGAG aTGCCAGGAAGACCAGAGGACGAGGCAGTCCGAATATTTGTCGAGTTTGACAGATTAGAAGCGGCCATTAAAGCTGTGGTAGATCTTAACGGCCGTTACTTTGGGGGACGGCTGGTGAAGGGAGCCTTCTACGGGCTGGACAAGTTCCGAACATTGCAGCTAGCAGATGAAATATAA
- the LOC136435386 gene encoding cyclin-Q-like, protein MAAPSRRKDHHTLMSDSKTARTEDPSTRRRSHHHEEELVHFRIVRFMMESGIKLRMTSVPMATAAIIYHRFFSVCRLQDYDPYLIGMTAISLASKVEEEHLKIRDVINVCYRTRHMDKPPLESQTELADLRQAMASCELLIMRVLGFNVTKELPHKYLLHYLKTLGDWMDASVWNRTPIRDTAWAMLRDLYHGKVCLQHKAQHLAVAVLYFSLLCYGIEVPLNNQAETEWWKVFSDDISEEQIKNIIEQIMDVYDLEKRL, encoded by the exons atggcggcgccctcg AGACGGAAGGATCATCACACTTTGATGTCAGACTCAAAGACTGCAAGGACAGAAGACCCAAGCACACGTAGGAGGAGTCATCATCATGAGGAGGAGCTGGTTCACTTCAGAATAGTCAGGTTTATGATGGAGTCAG GGATCAAACTGAGGATGACatctgttcccatggcaacagcagCCATCATTTACCATAGGTTCTTCTCTGTCTGCAGACTACAGGACTATGATCCTTAC CTTATAGGTATGACAGCCATTAGTTTGGCATCCAAGGTGGAAGAAGAGCATCTGAAGATCAGAGATGTCATCAATGTTTGTTACAG GACTCGTCACATGGACAAGCCTCCCCTTGAGTCCCAGACAGAGCTGGCAGACCTGAGACAGGCCATGGCAAGCTGTGAACTCCTCATCATGAGAGTGCTGGGCTTCAATGTGACCAAAGAACTGCCACATAAG TACCTTCTCCACTACCTGAAGACCCTAGGAGACTGGATGGACGCCAGTGTGTGGAACAGAACCCCTATCAGAGACACCGCCTGGGCCATGCTGAGGGACCTGTACCATGGGAAGGTCTGTCTGCAGCACAAGGCTCAGCACCTTGCTGTGGCTGTCCTGTACTTCAGCCTCCTGTGCTACGGTATTGAAGTGCCTCTGAACAACCAGGCTGAGACAGAATGGTGGaag GTGTTCTCTGACGACATCTCTGAAGAACAGATTAAGAACATCATAGAGCAGATCATGGATGTCTATGACTTAGAGAAAAGGTTGTGA
- the LOC136435392 gene encoding ras-related protein Rab-43-like, whose translation MSTLLENDDSFDFLFKIVLIGDAGVGKTCVVQRFKSGTYMERCGSTIGVDFTMKTVTIDDKRVKLQVWDTAGQERFRTITQSYYRSANGVIIAYDITKKETFDNAIRWLEDVKKYVGPHVVKQLVGCKRDLEEMREVNVTEAKSFAVQNSMFDALETSAKEDTNVEECFIRIAKELKKQHGGTALQGDKDDGKIVMGESRRVDGGGWGCCG comes from the exons ATGTCTACGCTCCTAGAGAACGACGACAGTTTTGACTTTCTGTTTAAAATCGTGCTGATCGGGGACGCGGGAGTGGGGAAGACGTGCGTGGTGCAGCGGTTCAAGTCGGGGACGTACATGGAGAGATGTGGCAGCACCATCGGCGTTGACTTCACCATGAAAACAGTCACCATCGACGACAAGCGGGTAAAG CTTCAAGTATGGGACACGGCCGGTCAAGAGAGGTTTCGCACCATCACACAGAGCTACTACCGGAGCGCCAACGGTGTCATCATCGCGTATGACATCACCAAGAAGGAAACGTTCGACAACGCAATACGATGGTTGGAAGATGTCAAGAAATACGTGGGGcctcatgtcgtcaagcagctTGTGG GTTGCAAAAGAGACTTGGAAGAAATGCGGGAGGTGAACGTAACAGAAGCCAAGTCCTTTGCAGTTCAGAACAGCATGTTCGACGCCTTGGAAACATCAGCCAAGGAGGACACTAATGTTGAGGAATGCTTCATCAGGATAGCAAAGGAACTAAagaaacaacatggcggcacaGCGCTCCAGGGAGACAAGGATGATGGGAAAATTGTGATGGGAGAGTCCAGGAGGGTGGATGGGGGAGGGTGGGGGTGCTGTGGATAA
- the LOC136435387 gene encoding ribonuclease P protein subunit p14-like: MKRIVSKGDAPFYYLKVLLEFEDKTMTVDVLTFRTVIMKAMMSMYGEVGAAIQIDILKYEDETMSAILRVAGSNMVKLWGALTMLSYYDEKPCAFRVHQVSPFLMAFAASSRQLLLHTE, translated from the exons ATGAAGAGGATCGTCAGCAAAGGAGACGCACCTTTCTACTATTTGAAAGTGTTATT GGAGTTTGAAGACAAGACAATGACTGTTGATGTCTTGACGTTTAGAACTGTGATCATGAAGGCTATGATGTCCATGTATGGAGAG GTGGGCGCTGCTATCCAAATTGATATCCTGAAATATGAGGATGAGACCATGTCAGCCATCTTAAGGGTAGCAGGCAG TAACATGGTGAAGCTATGGGGTGCCCTGACAATGCTGAGTTACTATGATGAGAAACCATGTGCCTTCAGGGTTCACCAG GTTTCTCCATTTCTTATGGCTTTTGCAGCATCTAGCAGACAACTACTCTTGCACACAGAGTGA
- the LOC136435391 gene encoding splicing factor 45-like isoform X3, which produces MSLYDGLGLDSGAKDDAKKASADVSGWSSSIKLLQSQLALKKAALTQAQRQKARTATVAPVVALGSAKVKEELVEATISSSGKQSIVRDMPPPPTLSFNRPAQHPRVSKNLFLPIIQDPSQMPASIPGEEALINVIDEYDPLFPNDYEKVAKEFREKQARERDQERERDVDERDRRRRDRDRDRDRDRDHERDRERDRDRDRRDRFGDDDFDRDRGRRSGFPGYRDRDEDDERDRRRSGGMVPPPGFAPPPNDDDEPKTFNRKSRGTGYGGAAIAPPPSLADDDVYSRKPSRGGRSGSGFPPPPNLDEDSDYRKPRSTPFGGAAIAPPPSLQDDEPPFERKPRSSNYGGAAIAPPSNLDTAETSEEDLRISGEEAFARRARLSAKRRDEEERDPERSTTPPPGSSFAATIGGSGGLAASRIMAKYGYREGQGLGKSEQGISTALQVEKTSKRGGKIIQGTLEPKVVKPELDSITEIMKNPTKVVVLRNMVGPGEVDEDLEPETAEECAKYGKVNKVVIFEMPGRPEDEAVRIFVEFDRLEAAIKAVVDLNGRYFGGRLVKGAFYGLDKFRTLQLADEI; this is translated from the exons ATGTCCCTGTATGACGGGCTGGGTCTGGACTCAGGAGCCAAAGATGACGCCAAGAAAGCAAGTGCAGATGTCT CTGGCTGGTCATCATCAATCAAGTTACTTCAGTCCCAGCTGGCCTTGAAGAAAGCTGCCCTCACACAGGCCCAGAGG CAAAAAGCCAGAACGGCTACAGTAGCCCCTGTGGTGGCCTTGGGCAGTGCCAAAGTGAAGGAGGAGCTAGTAGAGGCTACCATCAGCAGCAGTGGGAAACAGTCCATAGTACGAGACATGCCGCCCCCACCCACCCTGTCCTTCAACAGACCTGCACAGCATCCCAGAGTG AGCAAAAACCTGTTTCTGCCTATCATTCAGGACCCCAGTCAGATGCCGGCGTCCATTCCCGGGGAGGAGGCGCTGATCAACGTGATCGATGAGTACGACCCGCTCTTCCCCAACGACTACGAAAAGGTCGCCAAGGAGTTCCGGGAGAAACAGGCGCGAGAGAGAGACCAGGAGCGAGAAAGGGACGTAGACGAGAGAGATAG GAGACggagagacagagacagggaTAGAGACAGGGATCGTGACCATGAAAGAGACAGGGAAAGGGACAGAGATCGTGACAGAAGAGACAGGTTTGGCGATGACGACTTTGACCGTGACCGTGGCCGTCGGAGTGGATTCCCAGGCTACCGCGACcgtgatgaggatgatgaacGCGACAGACGAAGATCCG GTGGCATGGTTCCACCACCAGGGTTTGCGCCACCACCAAACGATGATGATGAGCCAAAGACCTTCAACAGAAAATCCAGAGGAA CTGGATACGGAGGTGCAGCCATTGCCCCCCCTCCCAGTCTGGCTGATGACGATGTTTACAGCAGGAAGCCCAGTCGAGGAG GTCGATCAGGATCAggcttcccccctccccccaacctGGATGAAGACAGTGACTACAGAAAACCTAGATCAA CTCCCTTCGGTGGTGCAGCTATCGCCCCTCCCCCCAGCCTTCAGGATGACGAGCCACCGTTTGAGAGAAAACCACGATCAA GTAACTATGGAGGAGCTGCCATTGCCCCACCTTCAAACCTGGACACAGCTGAAA CCTCGGAAGAGGACCTGCGAATCTCCGGCGAGGAAGCCTTCGCCAGACGGGCCAGGCTCTCGGCCAAGCGACGGGACGAGGAGGAACGGGATCCCGAGAGATCCACCACGCCGCCGCCGGGCAGCAGCTTTGCAGCGACCATCGG TGGCTCAGGCGGGTTGGCAGCGAGTCGGATCATGGCGAAGTACGGGTACCGCGAGGGCCAGGGTCTGGGCAAGTCTGAACAGGGTATCAGTACTGCCTTACAGGTGGAGAAAACTAGCAAGAGGGGAGGAAAGATCATCCAAGGGACACTGGAGCCAAAAG TGGTCAAACCTGAGCTGGACTCCATCACAGAAATTATGAAGAACCCAACAAAAGTGGTCGTGTTACGG AACATGGTGGGCCCCGGGGAGGTTGATGAGGACCTTGAACCTGAGACAGCTGAGGAGTGTGCCAAATATGGTAAAGTCAACAAGGTCGTCATCTTTGAG aTGCCAGGAAGACCAGAGGACGAGGCAGTCCGAATATTTGTCGAGTTTGACAGATTAGAAGCGGCCATTAAAGCTGTGGTAGATCTTAACGGCCGTTACTTTGGGGGACGGCTGGTGAAGGGAGCCTTCTACGGGCTGGACAAGTTCCGAACATTGCAGCTAGCAGATGAAATATAA
- the LOC136435391 gene encoding splicing factor 45-like isoform X2 gives MSLYDGLGLDSGAKDDAKKASADVSGWSSSIKLLQSQLALKKAALTQAQRQKARTATVAPVVALGSAKVKEELVEATISSSGKQSIVRDMPPPPTLSFNRPAQHPRVDPSQMPASIPGEEALINVIDEYDPLFPNDYEKVAKEFREKQARERDQERERDVDERDRRRRDRDRDRDRDRDHERDRERDRDRDRRDRFGDDDFDRDRGRRSGFPGYRDRDEDDERDRRRSGGMVPPPGFAPPPNDDDEPKTFNRKSRGTGYGGAAIAPPPSLADDDVYSRKPSRGGGFVAASGSSDDPPEERKPRSRRSGSGFPPPPNLDEDSDYRKPRSTPFGGAAIAPPPSLQDDEPPFERKPRSSNYGGAAIAPPSNLDTAETSEEDLRISGEEAFARRARLSAKRRDEEERDPERSTTPPPGSSFAATIGGSGGLAASRIMAKYGYREGQGLGKSEQGISTALQVEKTSKRGGKIIQGTLEPKVVKPELDSITEIMKNPTKVVVLRNMVGPGEVDEDLEPETAEECAKYGKVNKVVIFEMPGRPEDEAVRIFVEFDRLEAAIKAVVDLNGRYFGGRLVKGAFYGLDKFRTLQLADEI, from the exons ATGTCCCTGTATGACGGGCTGGGTCTGGACTCAGGAGCCAAAGATGACGCCAAGAAAGCAAGTGCAGATGTCT CTGGCTGGTCATCATCAATCAAGTTACTTCAGTCCCAGCTGGCCTTGAAGAAAGCTGCCCTCACACAGGCCCAGAGG CAAAAAGCCAGAACGGCTACAGTAGCCCCTGTGGTGGCCTTGGGCAGTGCCAAAGTGAAGGAGGAGCTAGTAGAGGCTACCATCAGCAGCAGTGGGAAACAGTCCATAGTACGAGACATGCCGCCCCCACCCACCCTGTCCTTCAACAGACCTGCACAGCATCCCAGAGTG GACCCCAGTCAGATGCCGGCGTCCATTCCCGGGGAGGAGGCGCTGATCAACGTGATCGATGAGTACGACCCGCTCTTCCCCAACGACTACGAAAAGGTCGCCAAGGAGTTCCGGGAGAAACAGGCGCGAGAGAGAGACCAGGAGCGAGAAAGGGACGTAGACGAGAGAGATAG GAGACggagagacagagacagggaTAGAGACAGGGATCGTGACCATGAAAGAGACAGGGAAAGGGACAGAGATCGTGACAGAAGAGACAGGTTTGGCGATGACGACTTTGACCGTGACCGTGGCCGTCGGAGTGGATTCCCAGGCTACCGCGACcgtgatgaggatgatgaacGCGACAGACGAAGATCCG GTGGCATGGTTCCACCACCAGGGTTTGCGCCACCACCAAACGATGATGATGAGCCAAAGACCTTCAACAGAAAATCCAGAGGAA CTGGATACGGAGGTGCAGCCATTGCCCCCCCTCCCAGTCTGGCTGATGACGATGTTTACAGCAGGAAGCCCAGTCGAGGAG GCGGCTTTGTAGCGGCCTCTGGATCCAGCGATGACCCTCCTGAAGAGAGGAAACCCAGATCAC GTCGATCAGGATCAggcttcccccctccccccaacctGGATGAAGACAGTGACTACAGAAAACCTAGATCAA CTCCCTTCGGTGGTGCAGCTATCGCCCCTCCCCCCAGCCTTCAGGATGACGAGCCACCGTTTGAGAGAAAACCACGATCAA GTAACTATGGAGGAGCTGCCATTGCCCCACCTTCAAACCTGGACACAGCTGAAA CCTCGGAAGAGGACCTGCGAATCTCCGGCGAGGAAGCCTTCGCCAGACGGGCCAGGCTCTCGGCCAAGCGACGGGACGAGGAGGAACGGGATCCCGAGAGATCCACCACGCCGCCGCCGGGCAGCAGCTTTGCAGCGACCATCGG TGGCTCAGGCGGGTTGGCAGCGAGTCGGATCATGGCGAAGTACGGGTACCGCGAGGGCCAGGGTCTGGGCAAGTCTGAACAGGGTATCAGTACTGCCTTACAGGTGGAGAAAACTAGCAAGAGGGGAGGAAAGATCATCCAAGGGACACTGGAGCCAAAAG TGGTCAAACCTGAGCTGGACTCCATCACAGAAATTATGAAGAACCCAACAAAAGTGGTCGTGTTACGG AACATGGTGGGCCCCGGGGAGGTTGATGAGGACCTTGAACCTGAGACAGCTGAGGAGTGTGCCAAATATGGTAAAGTCAACAAGGTCGTCATCTTTGAG aTGCCAGGAAGACCAGAGGACGAGGCAGTCCGAATATTTGTCGAGTTTGACAGATTAGAAGCGGCCATTAAAGCTGTGGTAGATCTTAACGGCCGTTACTTTGGGGGACGGCTGGTGAAGGGAGCCTTCTACGGGCTGGACAAGTTCCGAACATTGCAGCTAGCAGATGAAATATAA